The following coding sequences lie in one Gemmatimonadota bacterium genomic window:
- a CDS encoding DUF4097 family beta strand repeat-containing protein, producing MKSASLARSAAHLSLFVLLAAAVSSCVVIDIFDDDNEVNDTRFEATASFRHVIAAENRFRLRLDGISGDIDVAADPAATDVTIEGDRTVGSESVADAERHLDNLDVRVETSATEVHVSTIQPEHTLGRSYTVEYRITVPSSFRSTITNVNGSVVVRGTSGRVEVTHVNGDVTLRDVEADVDVNLVNGLIDAEVDPPLAGRVELTNVNGNVLLSVPAAISADVTASVTNGSISVSNLSILDPISTSRTLRGTLGAGDGVIELVTVNGNITLRGR from the coding sequence ATGAAGAGTGCATCCCTGGCCCGCTCGGCGGCTCATCTCTCCCTGTTCGTCCTACTGGCCGCCGCCGTCTCATCCTGCGTGGTCATCGACATCTTCGATGACGATAACGAGGTCAACGACACCCGCTTCGAGGCCACTGCCTCGTTCCGGCACGTCATCGCTGCGGAGAACCGCTTCCGCCTGCGCCTCGACGGGATCAGCGGCGATATCGACGTGGCCGCGGACCCGGCGGCCACGGACGTGACCATCGAGGGCGACCGCACCGTGGGTTCGGAAAGCGTCGCGGATGCCGAGCGCCATCTCGACAACCTGGACGTGCGGGTGGAGACGTCGGCGACCGAGGTGCATGTGTCCACGATCCAGCCGGAGCACACGCTCGGGCGCAGCTACACCGTCGAGTACCGCATCACGGTGCCGTCCTCGTTCCGATCCACGATCACCAACGTGAATGGCAGCGTGGTGGTACGTGGGACCAGCGGACGCGTCGAGGTGACGCACGTCAACGGAGACGTCACGCTGCGCGACGTGGAAGCCGATGTCGACGTGAACCTGGTGAACGGCCTGATCGACGCCGAGGTGGATCCGCCGCTCGCTGGCCGGGTCGAGCTCACCAATGTCAACGGAAACGTGCTGCTGAGCGTCCCTGCCGCCATCTCGGCCGATGTGACGGCCTCCGTGACCAACGGATCGATCAGCGTCTCCAACCTCTCCATCCTGGACCCCATCAGCACCAGCCGCACGCTGCGGGGGACGCTGGGCGCGGGAGACGGCGTGATCGAGCTGGTCACGGTCAACGGGAACATCACGTTGCGAGGCCGTTGA
- a CDS encoding TonB-dependent receptor produces the protein MTRFPVSALLLCCLPALALVGSACDSGGDDGMGPPPPSATVTFTTPAPTLSQGDTLTVVATASDGSSVIYSSADNAVATVTAAGKVLGVGAGTATITAAASGATATLVVTVQALTPSLSIGAITRNGQPVDPSQLSGAVVVEVSYEVGNAFDGEIVLFLDSLPVGRAPLNGGAGPALSAAGDALGGMAAFRNVTQGVQEVPISISSLNVEQLQGGGVSVTDLISNGPAVLGGQLQVNGGVVGTPASGTAVGIANQPAAYVHLRGLSTQGTNGETVFAPTALDGIYLPRGDGRTLRALDIDIESIEVVRGPQGTLRYGSQASGGVVNVTLDSSRSWTQGGNAVGGIASQRRITGVTAFYTDNTSQSVQLINGLPGLQAPLQGTDAYWDLAGAEHIAYGTQVLPSQTFYVRSGIDFEGYAEASGFGWTGSSPTIQDIGWESSLQCDWRMGPTLSALVPVANSDALTEGQAQFARIDCSGALNTTQIAVGNRWYGDFTPPTGQLLVGANYLKDLDINPTGKSLAFTGTDNLSGFDDLSLSLALRYTTSSGTSFLAGSDDGQGGANLDHVSLTTSGRYGSLGSDAGYYSLDWSYADKGGTLSPRYSLKYTWDLDFPTASIGQTPSSGTAGQELEFTWSLSDAFDLRSSRAWLRYDAQTAIGSLPEVVGQPYDNQWTTQVSGSWKAPLIGSYRTMTNGVGPSGTSLRPEAIYAGGFDAGGNSTYAWEDVSGRYTTVGMEVWKMNAYDWLSLNVGAFTIQAENDTRTVEVEARTAGTPIATVAQLYARQPSAPGDMRWVMFPVSDMVPITVQDNGGWYQEFANPVLDTGKYPLDGTVGALELFAFLFDKDYNVLGSTPKQFTVAPGGGN, from the coding sequence ATGACTCGCTTCCCCGTATCTGCGCTCCTCCTCTGTTGTTTGCCCGCCCTCGCCCTGGTAGGAAGCGCGTGCGATTCGGGCGGTGACGACGGGATGGGACCGCCGCCGCCCTCGGCGACGGTGACCTTCACCACGCCCGCGCCCACCCTCTCGCAGGGGGACACCCTGACCGTGGTGGCCACCGCGAGCGATGGCAGCTCGGTCATCTACAGCTCCGCGGACAACGCCGTGGCCACGGTGACGGCGGCCGGTAAGGTGCTTGGTGTCGGGGCGGGGACCGCGACCATCACCGCCGCCGCCAGTGGGGCCACGGCCACGCTGGTCGTGACCGTGCAGGCGCTGACCCCGTCGCTCTCCATAGGAGCGATCACCAGGAATGGGCAGCCGGTCGACCCGAGCCAGCTCTCCGGAGCCGTCGTAGTCGAGGTGAGCTACGAGGTGGGCAACGCCTTCGACGGGGAAATCGTGTTGTTCCTCGACAGCCTCCCCGTGGGCCGGGCTCCCCTCAACGGCGGGGCCGGCCCAGCGCTCTCGGCGGCTGGGGACGCCCTGGGCGGCATGGCCGCTTTCCGCAACGTCACCCAGGGCGTTCAGGAGGTTCCGATCTCCATCAGCTCGCTCAACGTCGAGCAGCTGCAGGGCGGCGGGGTGAGCGTGACGGACCTGATCTCGAACGGGCCCGCCGTGCTGGGCGGGCAGCTGCAGGTCAACGGCGGCGTCGTCGGTACCCCCGCCTCGGGCACCGCCGTGGGGATCGCCAACCAGCCCGCGGCCTACGTCCACCTTCGCGGCCTCTCCACGCAGGGCACGAACGGCGAGACGGTGTTCGCGCCAACGGCCCTCGACGGCATCTACCTTCCGCGCGGCGACGGGCGCACTCTCCGGGCGCTGGACATCGACATCGAGAGCATCGAGGTCGTGCGCGGTCCCCAAGGGACCCTGAGATACGGCTCACAAGCCTCGGGGGGCGTGGTCAACGTGACCCTGGACTCTTCCAGATCCTGGACCCAGGGAGGGAACGCCGTCGGTGGGATCGCCAGTCAGAGGCGTATCACCGGTGTCACCGCGTTCTATACCGACAACACCTCTCAGTCCGTCCAACTCATCAACGGCCTCCCTGGCTTGCAAGCACCGTTGCAGGGCACCGATGCCTACTGGGACCTGGCCGGAGCCGAGCACATCGCCTACGGCACGCAGGTCCTACCCAGTCAGACCTTCTACGTCCGGTCCGGGATCGACTTCGAGGGCTACGCAGAGGCGAGTGGATTCGGTTGGACGGGCTCGAGTCCCACCATCCAGGATATCGGCTGGGAGTCCTCCCTTCAGTGCGACTGGCGAATGGGCCCGACGTTGTCCGCACTGGTGCCGGTCGCGAACAGCGACGCTCTCACGGAGGGACAGGCCCAGTTCGCCCGCATCGACTGCAGCGGTGCCCTGAACACCACGCAGATCGCCGTCGGCAATCGGTGGTACGGCGACTTCACGCCGCCCACCGGCCAGCTGCTGGTGGGTGCCAACTACCTGAAGGACCTGGACATCAATCCGACGGGCAAGTCACTCGCCTTCACGGGAACCGACAACCTCAGCGGATTCGACGACCTCTCGCTGAGCCTGGCGCTGCGCTACACCACCTCCAGCGGCACGTCCTTTCTCGCGGGCTCGGATGACGGACAGGGCGGGGCCAATCTGGATCACGTCTCGCTGACGACATCGGGCCGCTACGGTTCCCTGGGCTCCGACGCGGGGTACTACTCACTCGACTGGAGCTACGCCGACAAGGGCGGCACGCTCTCTCCGCGCTACTCCCTCAAGTACACGTGGGATCTCGACTTCCCTACCGCATCGATCGGTCAGACCCCGAGCAGCGGCACAGCCGGGCAGGAGCTCGAGTTCACCTGGAGCCTCTCCGACGCGTTCGACCTGCGCTCCTCCCGAGCCTGGCTGCGCTACGATGCTCAAACCGCCATCGGTTCGCTTCCTGAAGTGGTGGGTCAGCCGTACGACAACCAGTGGACGACCCAGGTATCCGGCTCCTGGAAGGCGCCCCTGATCGGCAGCTACCGAACCATGACCAACGGCGTGGGGCCGAGTGGCACCAGCTTGAGGCCGGAGGCCATCTACGCCGGCGGCTTCGACGCGGGAGGGAACTCCACCTACGCCTGGGAGGACGTCTCCGGCCGGTACACGACGGTCGGCATGGAGGTCTGGAAGATGAACGCCTACGACTGGTTGAGCCTCAACGTAGGGGCGTTCACCATCCAGGCCGAGAACGACACGCGCACTGTCGAAGTCGAGGCGCGCACGGCCGGCACTCCCATCGCCACGGTGGCGCAGCTCTACGCGCGCCAGCCCAGCGCACCGGGGGACATGCGCTGGGTCATGTTCCCGGTCTCCGACATGGTGCCCATCACCGTGCAGGACAACGGCGGCTGGTACCAGGAATTCGCGAATCCCGTGCTGGATACCGGCAAGTATCCGCTTGACGGGACCGTGGGTGCGCTCGAGCTGTTCGCCTTCCTGTTCGACAAGGACTACAACGTGCTGGGCAGCACTCCCAAGCAGTTCACGGTTGCGCCCGGCGGAGGGAACTGA